The following proteins are co-located in the Echinicola sp. 20G genome:
- a CDS encoding glycosyltransferase family 4 protein, translating into MKIAILSSIAWSTPPKKYGPWEQVASNICEGLLEKGMDVTLFATADSLTKGRLESACVFPYEEDRAVDPKVAECLHISNLMEQAHQFDIIHNHFDFLPLTYSALVKTPMITTIHGFSSPKIIPVYKKYNAKTAYVSISDADRSKELDYIATVYHGIDPLIYNFQAVKEDYLLFFGRIHPEKGTHVAIEIAKRSNHRLIIAGLIQDQVYFKEKVKPFIDDDLVSYLGNLEPDRGKKLLGGSKALLHPINFEEPFGLSVIEAMMCGTPVIAFDRGSMRELIKDGKTGYLVQNVGDAVEKVGLIGNMSPEFCRAHAIEKFSINEMVENYILAYRKVLQGTNKA; encoded by the coding sequence TTGAAAATAGCCATACTCTCTTCTATTGCCTGGAGCACACCTCCTAAAAAATATGGGCCATGGGAACAAGTGGCTTCCAATATCTGTGAAGGACTTTTGGAGAAAGGTATGGATGTAACCCTTTTTGCAACTGCCGACTCCCTTACTAAAGGGAGATTAGAATCAGCATGTGTGTTTCCTTATGAAGAAGATAGGGCTGTGGATCCCAAAGTAGCAGAGTGTTTGCATATCAGTAACCTAATGGAGCAAGCCCATCAGTTTGATATCATTCATAATCATTTCGATTTTCTCCCGCTTACCTACTCTGCATTGGTTAAAACACCCATGATTACAACCATACATGGTTTTTCATCCCCTAAAATCATTCCTGTTTATAAGAAATATAACGCAAAGACTGCTTATGTATCCATTTCCGATGCTGATAGGTCAAAAGAACTGGATTATATTGCCACTGTTTATCACGGGATTGATCCCTTGATTTATAACTTTCAAGCGGTTAAAGAGGATTATCTCTTGTTTTTTGGTAGGATTCATCCGGAGAAAGGTACTCATGTGGCGATTGAAATAGCCAAAAGGTCAAACCATCGTTTGATTATAGCAGGTTTGATCCAAGATCAAGTCTATTTTAAAGAAAAGGTCAAGCCTTTTATCGACGATGATTTGGTAAGTTATTTGGGAAATCTTGAACCAGATAGAGGAAAAAAACTACTTGGAGGGAGTAAGGCTTTACTTCATCCTATCAATTTTGAGGAACCATTCGGATTAAGTGTGATAGAGGCAATGATGTGTGGGACGCCAGTTATTGCTTTTGATAGAGGGAGCATGCGAGAGCTTATTAAGGATGGGAAAACGGGTTATTTAGTGCAAAATGTGGGGGATGCCGTAGAAAAGGTTGGGCTCATAGGAAATATGTCCCCGGAGTTTTGCCGAGCACATGCGATAGAAAAATTCAGTATAAATGAAATGGTCGAAAATTATATTTTGGCCTATAGGAAAGTACTTCAAGGTACAAATAAAGCCTAA
- a CDS encoding glycoside hydrolase family 130 protein → MKVTAKRKEFKFSPDSSRVVARFFWNGQERTEKMIDKVLLMDEEQVKLTLEQTLREFASRHRNISKIFFKHFEKILDLIGKMNGHYETLTDSQKMLIGSYCTMEYSIESAAIFNPSIIKDFDQSYLEEGEVRVILSFRATGEGHISSIVFRRGIIDKNNDLHVMKSGDQIDLAEVTHKRLYDKKRFIKKLTEMNIPKKYSKSIMEDLPANFEYYALTTAVAKILNDKSISLERRMALNEITWLVDSFYDVQFQLDSDLTERVLFPISNSESKGIEDARFVNFIESDGTEKVYATYSAYNGHTTLPKLLSTEDFYTFRVMPLHGEGAQNKNLALFPKKINGQYAMLARIDGVNNYIMFSDKSTLWNDPIKIQEPKFPWEYTQIGNCGSPIWTNEGWLVITHGVGPMRRYSIGASLLDLEDPTKEIGRLKEPLLTPLEKERDGYVPNVVYSCGSIIHNNNLILPYAVSDYSSTYAVISMNELLEALKKN, encoded by the coding sequence ATGAAGGTTACAGCAAAAAGAAAAGAGTTCAAATTTTCGCCAGATTCTAGTAGAGTCGTAGCCAGATTTTTCTGGAATGGACAAGAACGGACTGAAAAAATGATCGATAAGGTGCTTTTAATGGACGAAGAGCAGGTCAAATTAACTTTGGAACAGACACTGCGGGAATTTGCAAGTCGCCATCGAAATATTTCAAAGATATTCTTCAAGCATTTTGAAAAAATTCTGGACTTGATCGGTAAGATGAATGGCCATTATGAGACCCTTACTGATTCCCAAAAAATGTTGATTGGTTCTTATTGTACGATGGAATATTCTATTGAATCAGCCGCAATATTCAACCCATCTATCATCAAGGATTTCGATCAATCGTACCTTGAGGAGGGCGAAGTTAGAGTGATACTATCTTTTAGGGCTACAGGAGAAGGACATATTTCTTCCATTGTCTTCCGAAGAGGAATCATCGACAAAAACAATGACCTGCATGTTATGAAATCAGGAGATCAAATCGACTTGGCTGAAGTAACGCATAAAAGGTTGTATGATAAAAAGCGATTTATTAAAAAGCTTACTGAAATGAATATTCCTAAGAAATATTCTAAATCTATCATGGAAGATCTTCCTGCAAACTTCGAATATTATGCATTAACCACTGCAGTTGCAAAAATTTTAAATGACAAATCCATCAGCCTTGAAAGAAGAATGGCTTTGAACGAGATAACCTGGTTGGTAGACTCATTTTATGATGTCCAATTCCAGTTGGACTCAGATCTAACAGAAAGGGTACTTTTTCCCATATCAAATTCAGAAAGCAAAGGGATTGAAGATGCGCGATTTGTGAATTTTATTGAGAGCGATGGAACAGAGAAGGTGTATGCTACATATTCAGCCTATAATGGCCACACGACCTTACCAAAACTACTCTCAACAGAAGATTTTTATACTTTCAGGGTAATGCCCCTTCACGGGGAAGGTGCACAAAACAAAAACCTTGCTTTATTCCCAAAAAAAATAAATGGCCAATATGCGATGCTCGCAAGGATTGATGGTGTAAATAATTACATTATGTTTTCTGACAAAAGCACGCTATGGAATGACCCTATCAAGATTCAGGAACCTAAATTCCCTTGGGAATATACCCAAATTGGGAATTGTGGATCACCAATCTGGACAAATGAAGGTTGGTTAGTAATAACGCATGGTGTTGGACCGATGAGACGGTATAGCATAGGGGCATCCCTTCTTGATCTGGAAGATCCTACCAAAGAAATTGGAAGACTAAAAGAGCCTCTGCTTACACCTCTGGAAAAGGAAAGAGATGGCTATGTCCCGAACGTAGTCTATTCTTGTGGTTCCATCATTCACAATAACAATTTAATTTTGCCCTACGCCGTATCCGATTATTCCTCAACTTATGCTGTCATATCTATGAATGAGCTCTTAGAAGCGCTTAAAAAAAATTAG
- a CDS encoding cupin domain-containing protein — MGHFDMRKSEILITVDLIDYLPNSILSKTIIKKATGNIIVLSFDSGEILSDNKSPYDNFIQVIEGKAEVIIDGSHKIINSGQSIIIPAHLSSSIKANIRFKMISTIIKSGYEEVELGQ; from the coding sequence ATGGGGCATTTTGATATGCGAAAATCAGAAATATTAATTACCGTGGATTTGATCGATTATCTTCCAAATTCGATTCTTAGTAAAACCATTATTAAAAAGGCAACAGGAAACATCATTGTTCTTTCATTTGATTCGGGTGAGATACTGTCAGATAATAAATCTCCTTACGATAACTTCATTCAGGTGATTGAGGGAAAAGCGGAAGTCATCATTGATGGTAGTCATAAAATTATAAACTCAGGACAGTCTATTATTATTCCTGCTCATTTATCCAGTAGTATTAAAGCAAATATAAGGTTCAAAATGATCTCTACCATTATCAAAAGTGGATATGAAGAAGTAGAGTTAGGTCAGTAA
- a CDS encoding cation:proton antiporter has translation MEKINFNSVLTVAQVDPILSILVLLSIGIIVVSFIFKILGQPYLTAYILVGVVFGPYGMQLVTDELLISNLGSFGLVLLLFFIGMEISLPKIIANWRIPVIGTFFQVIFSLATIWGIGAIFQWQLTQIIVLGLVISLSSSAIVISYLQDKGLIASHLGQNVIGILLVQDILVVPMLILLNYLSGSIPVAIDIIKQITGGLLILGISIWVLKKKEVSLPFGDLIRKDHEIQVFIAFAFCFGFSILTAFFGISSALGAFVAGIIVSKAKETTWVHTSLHAFRIVFVALFFVSIGMLIDLDFLISNSGLIFIMVLLAFMTNNFINAIIVRFLGESWKNSLLTGAILAQIGEFSFILGATGFYIGLISEHTYQLVISTISASLIISPVWIFLIRKIIGLRYGKSKSH, from the coding sequence ATGGAAAAAATCAATTTTAATAGTGTTCTAACTGTAGCACAAGTAGATCCTATACTTTCTATATTGGTTTTGCTCTCCATTGGGATTATTGTTGTCAGTTTTATTTTTAAAATTTTGGGTCAACCTTATTTAACAGCCTATATTTTAGTAGGTGTGGTGTTTGGTCCCTATGGGATGCAACTTGTAACTGATGAATTACTCATTTCCAATTTGGGTTCTTTTGGGCTAGTCCTATTACTTTTCTTCATTGGAATGGAAATTTCCCTTCCAAAAATAATTGCCAATTGGCGCATACCTGTAATAGGTACTTTTTTTCAAGTAATTTTTAGCTTGGCCACTATATGGGGGATTGGAGCTATTTTTCAGTGGCAGCTAACTCAAATTATAGTTCTTGGCCTGGTTATTAGTTTAAGCAGTTCCGCCATAGTTATCAGTTATTTACAAGATAAGGGTTTGATTGCATCGCATTTAGGTCAAAACGTTATAGGAATCTTATTGGTGCAGGATATTTTAGTAGTGCCAATGTTAATATTGCTTAACTACCTATCTGGATCAATTCCTGTTGCTATTGATATTATCAAACAAATTACGGGAGGATTGCTAATCCTTGGAATATCTATATGGGTATTGAAAAAAAAGGAGGTGAGTCTACCATTTGGAGATTTGATTAGAAAAGATCATGAAATACAAGTGTTTATTGCTTTCGCATTTTGTTTTGGTTTTTCTATACTTACTGCTTTTTTTGGGATTTCTTCAGCATTAGGGGCTTTTGTGGCGGGTATCATCGTTTCGAAGGCCAAAGAAACAACATGGGTCCATACTAGCCTTCATGCGTTTAGAATCGTTTTTGTGGCATTGTTTTTTGTGTCAATAGGAATGCTGATTGACCTGGATTTCTTAATTTCCAACTCCGGCTTAATCTTCATTATGGTCTTATTGGCTTTTATGACTAATAATTTTATTAATGCCATAATTGTTCGTTTTTTGGGTGAATCTTGGAAAAACAGTTTGCTTACAGGGGCTATCTTGGCTCAGATTGGGGAGTTTAGCTTTATCCTGGGAGCAACAGGTTTTTACATTGGCCTTATTTCGGAACACACCTATCAATTAGTGATTTCAACTATTTCAGCCTCGCTTATTATAAGTCCTGTTTGGATTTTTTTGATAAGGAAAATCATTGGTCTACGATATGGTAAAAGCAAAAGTCATTAA
- a CDS encoding transglutaminase family protein: MEKKIKIVHKTEYNFDEEVFIEPHYLRFKPRNTPFNIVESNQFTVFPKPTGLSEQWDPENNQIYFCWFDGKHHLLNILWESIVRLEEYNPFNYIIFPTGYYNLPINYSLELKDLLFASLVVDHINSPLIEYGNQILEKSVFKTLHFISELTKKIHSDFNLVSRMEGEPYAADKTFNLKKGSCRDLSWMEIQLLRHSGIAARFVSGYYFIESENLEHELHAWVEVFLPGAGWVGFDPSHGTAVGSSHIPICSSAHYRNTMPVIGSFRGNAQASLETKLIIEKMN; this comes from the coding sequence ATGGAGAAGAAAATAAAGATTGTTCATAAAACGGAATATAATTTCGATGAAGAGGTATTCATAGAACCGCATTACCTAAGGTTTAAACCTCGTAATACTCCTTTTAATATTGTTGAGAGTAACCAGTTTACTGTTTTTCCAAAACCTACTGGTTTATCTGAGCAATGGGATCCAGAAAACAATCAGATTTACTTTTGCTGGTTTGATGGCAAGCACCATTTACTAAATATTCTGTGGGAATCTATTGTGAGACTGGAGGAATATAATCCCTTCAATTATATCATTTTTCCAACAGGGTATTATAACCTACCAATTAATTATTCATTAGAGTTAAAAGATTTACTTTTTGCCTCTTTAGTGGTTGATCATATTAACAGTCCATTAATTGAATATGGAAATCAAATTTTGGAGAAATCAGTATTTAAAACACTCCATTTCATTTCCGAATTGACCAAGAAAATTCATTCAGATTTTAATTTAGTATCTCGAATGGAAGGAGAGCCTTACGCTGCAGACAAGACTTTCAACCTTAAAAAAGGCTCCTGTAGAGACTTATCGTGGATGGAAATCCAATTGCTAAGGCATTCTGGAATTGCGGCGAGATTTGTAAGCGGGTATTATTTTATTGAGTCAGAAAACTTAGAACATGAACTACATGCTTGGGTGGAAGTGTTTCTTCCTGGAGCGGGTTGGGTTGGGTTTGATCCTAGTCACGGAACAGCGGTTGGAAGCTCCCATATACCAATTTGTTCAAGTGCACATTATAGGAATACCATGCCGGTAATTGGATCATTTCGAGGAAATGCCCAAGCATCATTGGAAACTAAATTGATTATAGAGAAAATGAATTAA